TTGGTCCAAGACTCCTTTGAAAACTTCAAAGCGGTGATTCAGATCTTTTTGAGCGTGGATTTTATATTTAGTCCCAAATGCCCCATCGGTAGAGGATGTTCCATAGAAGACTCTGCCTATCCTAGAATGGACTAGCGCCATGGCACACATAACACAAGGCTCTCGAGTAACATACAAGTCGTACCCGGTGCAGATGTATGGCTCACCGCTCTCCTCTGCACTGTCCCCGTCCTGCACGACCCCACAGGTTGTCGTGGTGGCGCCCTGTTTTTGAGAGGGTAAGGAATACGGCAAAACAGACTGGCAGGCGGGGTACTTGTCATAGGTGTAGGCCCCACCCCCCTGCCCACGTGCCACAAGGTCAATGCAGACCATGATGGCGTGATGAAGTGGGTGACCGCCTTGCCGGCAGTCATGTCCCACAGCGAGGATCCTCTCTGCCTCTGGGTCAACGACCGCAGCCCCCACAGCCTCCATGCCACTCTCCTGCCCCGCTCTGGCTGCAGCCACAGCAGCCATCATGTACTCCTGCATCTTTGATTTCTGAGAGGAGGTGAACAGCTGGCCCCTCAGGGCCACAGTCACCTGTTTGTCCTCGTGAAAGGAGGTGGGCCAGTGTTTGCTGGCCTGCTCAAACTGCGGTCTGGTCAAAGGAGGGCATGCTGGTATCTTGACCAGGAAAGGGTCTCCTAGACCTTCACAGTTTAATCTACCGGAGGACGACAGATCAGATATGTGCAGCTCCTCACTGCGGTCAATGACTGGTGC
The DNA window shown above is from Salmo salar chromosome ssa25, Ssal_v3.1, whole genome shotgun sequence and carries:
- the LOC106586136 gene encoding probable inactive tRNA-specific adenosine deaminase-like protein 3 — its product is MEPQLKRRKEYECDIDSWVAYPVLSNEQSQDIELIEAFAAPIINKKETSRLIKELAKVYPLPGLQHIKRVRSCKDKGSPHPLEVIVCLASDAPVIDRSEELHISDLSSSGRLNCEGLGDPFLVKIPACPPLTRPQFEQASKHWPTSFHEDKQVTVALRGQLFTSSQKSKMQEYMMAAVAAARAGQESGMEAVGAAVVDPEAERILAVGHDCRQGGHPLHHAIMVCIDLVARGQGGGAYTYDKYPACQSVLPYSLPSQKQGATTTTCGVVQDGDSAEESGEPYICTGYDLYVTREPCVMCAMALVHSRIGRVFYGTSSTDGAFGTKYKIHAQKDLNHRFEVFKGVLDQQCSDLNRPVHYIKINS